One part of the Ochrobactrum quorumnocens genome encodes these proteins:
- a CDS encoding type II toxin-antitoxin system VapC family toxin — translation MSFVDASAIVAIINEEPGFEEIEKRLNDTKARFYITSLVRFEAVMAISRMHITAANGKIDRTKVITAAREVVDDFIQALEAKEIAIDAAIGNRALDALAEYGKVGGHPAALNFGDCFSYAAAKVHRLPLIYKGNDFAETDLA, via the coding sequence ATGAGCTTCGTTGATGCATCGGCTATCGTGGCCATTATTAATGAGGAACCCGGCTTTGAAGAGATCGAGAAGCGCCTGAACGATACCAAGGCGCGCTTTTACATAACCTCGCTTGTACGGTTTGAAGCTGTGATGGCCATCTCACGGATGCACATCACAGCGGCTAATGGTAAAATTGATCGCACCAAAGTCATTACTGCGGCGCGAGAAGTCGTTGACGATTTCATACAGGCGCTCGAAGCTAAAGAAATCGCGATCGATGCAGCCATTGGAAACCGCGCACTGGATGCCTTGGCCGAGTATGGCAAGGTTGGCGGTCATCCGGCGGCGTTGAATTTTGGGGACTGTTTTTCTTATGCTGCGGCCAAAGTTCACCGCTTACCGCTTATCTATAAAGGCAATGACTTTGCTGAAACTGATCTCGCTTAG
- a CDS encoding alpha-2-macroglobulin family protein translates to MSVRFNRLILAFTTAFCLATSFGLSFGASAAETRRIETTPDSDYFGFDLRTEKNVSLDQCKSICLGDNSCLAFTYNPKVKWCFLKADFNKLNQSVGSIAGKVVTEAKAAKGEDLGAAPAISFFAANLVDEARRLKREISGLESSDSLRDLRNEAGAAGMNGDPRTAMEKFRLAASMSPDESEIWAGYALSALATEPSNGQERSKFQRDATSASWFAYQTSRTKDERAQALAVMAQALEKRDASRPALQAYEASLDLVNSASVRAAYEDLKARKGFRIVNNTVDNDNAAPRICAQFSEELVKSGVDYSSFVKLDNGSPQAVEAKDRQICVEGLEHGRNYTVTFRQGLPSAVGEVLPAPVNLSIYVQDRAPSVRFTGDSFVLPAKARRGIPLVSVNLDAAKVKLYRVGDRSLAQLLSGYQFLRQLDSYDLSTVSEQMGAPVWEGEIEVAGNELNKEATTSFPVDEALPERKPGVYVLTAEPLVQKSDDEYGTKATQWFVVSDIGLSTYTGQDGINVFARSLESAEPLKGVKLTLLARNNEVLGEATTDSDGRATFTPGLTRGTDGMMPAVLMASQNDDDFTFLDMARAGFDLSDRGVTGRAVPKALDLYAWTERGIYRAGEVVHVGALARDDRAEAIDDLPLTFIFTRPDGVEDRRLVSDSKLAGGHAIDLTLPTNAMRGTWNVSIYTDPKQPAIATQMFLVEDFVPDRIEFDLTSDKPEIAVGETANITVDGRFLYGAPAAGLALEGEVTLSTKRQWDRFKGYYFGLADEEQGEATRLPLDGLSKVDENGKATFPVAVDEMPSTTRLVNAAVTVRMRETGGRAVERKIDVAIQPETDLIGIRPDFSGDEVPQGGTAKFSLIASDSKGDRKALDGAQWSLVKIERNYQWYRSGNSWNYEPVTFTKAISNGKIDLKTDSEAEISLPVDWGRYRLEIETADASGPTTSYEFDAGWYVSSTSTETPDGLEIALDKEHYAVGDTAELKVSPRFAGELLITIGAEKLLKTITASVPEGGTTIEIPVGEDWGAGAYVTATLFRPGEAIESRMPARAIGLKWLKVDPADKQLAVKLTPPEKIAPRGTLSIPVSVENAGGEQAYVMVAAVDVGILNLTRYQPPNPENWFFGQRQLGLEMRDMYGRLIDGSLGVTGKLRTGGDGGNMAAEGSPPTEKLVALFSGPVELDSDGKAIIDFDIPQFNGTARVMAVAWTKKAVGHAVTDVIIRDPVVITAGLPRFMAPGDQANIRFDIANTDAPDGNYRVSLETTDNLGVEVGSYPETIALAGGKRQSISVPLNAVATGAGGVTIRLSNDAGLSIEQALALPVRPVDLPVTNRQVVNLAANGGSLKVDGGLLSESLLDGAFISVGVTRSAAFDVPALLMALDRYPYGCTEQTTSRALPLLYLSEMAAGTEAAAGLESQEELKKRVQDSIFRVLNNQSSSGSFGLWSPGSGDLWMDAYVTDFLTRAREKGYDVPQQAMLSALANLQNALGYTTDVKERGNDIAYALYVLARNKKASVGDLRYFADTQLENFASPMATAQLAAALALYGDQPRSERVFNSSLQLATSQSSYDYNRSDYGSPLRDGAAMLALASETKPAPKVLPALITLVEFQREKARYLSTQDQAWMLLAARGLQDDNGAISLDINGTAHQGAFSERLNGSALEAQPLVVTNTGKGSVDAVVTAVAPPAQSLPAGGEGFNIERTYYTLDGEPANVTGVNQNERYVVVLKIDDLQQWQSRLLVTDLLPAGFEIDNPGLVSSADLGNFPWLESTQAAHLEFRNDRFVAAFDRSAGEKKPITLAYVVRAVTPGLFTHPAATVEDMYRPQFAARTATGMMEVAAP, encoded by the coding sequence ATGTCTGTTCGGTTTAATCGGCTGATACTGGCCTTTACGACTGCGTTCTGCCTTGCGACATCATTCGGATTATCCTTTGGGGCTAGTGCTGCCGAAACACGACGCATCGAGACCACGCCCGATAGCGATTATTTCGGCTTCGATTTGAGAACCGAAAAGAATGTCTCGCTCGATCAGTGCAAAAGCATCTGTCTTGGCGATAATTCCTGTCTGGCCTTCACCTATAATCCGAAGGTCAAATGGTGCTTTCTGAAAGCCGATTTCAACAAGCTCAATCAGTCCGTCGGCTCTATCGCTGGAAAGGTTGTGACCGAAGCAAAGGCTGCCAAGGGCGAAGATCTTGGTGCCGCACCCGCCATCTCGTTCTTTGCCGCCAATCTGGTTGATGAAGCCCGTCGTCTGAAGCGCGAAATCAGCGGACTTGAAAGCTCTGACAGCCTGCGCGATCTGCGCAATGAGGCAGGCGCTGCTGGCATGAATGGCGATCCGCGCACGGCAATGGAAAAGTTCCGCCTGGCTGCCAGCATGTCCCCCGACGAAAGCGAAATCTGGGCCGGATATGCGCTGTCGGCGCTTGCGACCGAGCCGTCCAATGGCCAGGAACGTTCCAAGTTCCAGCGCGATGCGACGTCTGCCTCGTGGTTTGCCTACCAGACTTCACGCACCAAGGATGAGCGCGCGCAAGCGCTTGCCGTCATGGCGCAGGCACTGGAAAAACGCGATGCATCGCGCCCGGCATTGCAGGCCTATGAAGCCAGCCTTGATCTCGTCAATTCCGCATCCGTTCGTGCAGCCTATGAAGATCTGAAAGCCCGCAAAGGCTTCCGCATCGTCAACAACACGGTTGATAATGACAATGCAGCACCACGCATCTGCGCGCAATTCTCGGAAGAGCTGGTGAAAAGCGGTGTCGATTATTCTAGCTTCGTCAAGCTCGACAATGGTTCCCCGCAGGCGGTTGAGGCCAAGGATCGCCAGATTTGCGTTGAGGGTCTGGAACATGGCCGCAATTACACAGTGACGTTCCGTCAGGGCCTGCCATCGGCTGTTGGCGAAGTGCTGCCAGCCCCGGTTAATCTTTCGATCTATGTGCAGGATCGTGCGCCATCCGTGCGCTTTACCGGCGACAGCTTCGTGCTGCCTGCCAAGGCACGTCGCGGCATTCCGCTGGTCAGCGTCAATCTCGATGCGGCCAAGGTCAAGCTGTACCGTGTTGGCGACCGTTCGCTCGCACAGCTTCTTTCCGGTTATCAGTTCCTGCGCCAGCTCGACAGCTACGACCTCAGCACGGTTTCTGAACAGATGGGCGCGCCTGTCTGGGAAGGCGAGATCGAGGTTGCAGGCAACGAGCTGAACAAGGAAGCGACAACCAGCTTCCCGGTCGATGAAGCATTGCCGGAACGCAAGCCCGGCGTTTATGTGCTGACCGCCGAGCCGCTGGTCCAGAAGTCCGATGACGAATACGGCACCAAGGCAACGCAGTGGTTTGTCGTCTCCGACATCGGCCTTTCGACCTATACCGGACAGGACGGCATCAATGTGTTTGCCCGTTCACTGGAAAGTGCAGAACCGCTTAAAGGCGTTAAGCTGACGCTGCTTGCACGCAACAATGAAGTGCTGGGCGAAGCGACCACCGACAGCGATGGCCGCGCAACGTTCACGCCCGGTCTGACCCGCGGCACGGACGGCATGATGCCAGCGGTGCTGATGGCCAGTCAGAATGATGATGATTTCACATTCCTCGATATGGCGCGCGCTGGTTTTGATCTTTCCGATCGTGGTGTGACGGGCCGTGCAGTGCCCAAGGCGCTTGATCTTTATGCATGGACCGAGCGTGGCATCTATCGCGCTGGCGAAGTTGTGCATGTGGGTGCGCTGGCGCGCGATGATCGTGCTGAGGCAATTGACGACCTGCCGCTTACTTTCATCTTCACGCGTCCTGATGGTGTGGAAGATCGCCGTCTTGTTTCCGACAGCAAGCTCGCCGGTGGTCATGCTATTGATCTGACATTGCCGACAAACGCCATGCGCGGCACTTGGAATGTTTCGATCTATACCGATCCAAAACAGCCAGCGATTGCCACGCAGATGTTTCTGGTTGAAGATTTTGTACCGGACCGGATCGAGTTCGATCTGACGTCTGACAAACCAGAAATCGCCGTGGGTGAAACGGCCAATATCACCGTAGACGGTCGTTTCCTCTATGGTGCGCCTGCTGCCGGTCTTGCGCTTGAAGGCGAAGTAACACTTTCAACCAAGCGCCAATGGGACCGCTTCAAGGGCTATTATTTCGGTCTGGCCGACGAGGAACAGGGCGAAGCCACGCGCCTTCCGCTCGATGGCCTGTCGAAGGTCGACGAAAACGGCAAAGCGACTTTCCCGGTTGCTGTTGATGAGATGCCATCGACGACACGTCTCGTCAACGCAGCCGTGACCGTTCGTATGCGTGAAACCGGCGGTCGTGCGGTCGAGCGCAAAATCGATGTCGCTATCCAGCCGGAAACTGATCTCATCGGCATTCGTCCCGATTTTTCCGGCGATGAAGTCCCGCAGGGCGGAACGGCGAAGTTCAGCCTGATCGCATCTGACAGCAAGGGTGATCGCAAGGCGCTTGATGGCGCACAATGGTCGCTGGTCAAGATCGAGCGTAATTATCAGTGGTATCGCAGCGGCAACAGCTGGAATTACGAGCCGGTGACCTTCACCAAGGCCATCTCCAACGGCAAGATCGATCTGAAAACCGATAGCGAGGCTGAAATCAGCCTGCCGGTCGATTGGGGTCGTTATCGTCTGGAAATCGAAACTGCAGATGCTTCGGGGCCGACCACCAGCTATGAATTCGATGCTGGCTGGTATGTTAGCTCGACCTCGACCGAAACACCTGACGGGCTCGAAATCGCGCTCGACAAGGAACATTACGCAGTCGGCGATACGGCTGAACTGAAAGTGTCTCCGCGTTTTGCCGGTGAGCTGCTCATCACCATTGGCGCGGAAAAGCTGCTCAAGACAATCACCGCAAGCGTGCCGGAAGGTGGAACAACCATCGAAATTCCGGTCGGCGAGGATTGGGGTGCTGGTGCCTATGTCACGGCCACCCTGTTCCGTCCGGGCGAGGCGATCGAAAGCCGTATGCCCGCGCGCGCCATCGGTCTGAAATGGCTGAAGGTTGACCCGGCCGACAAGCAGCTTGCGGTCAAACTCACCCCGCCTGAAAAGATCGCACCACGCGGAACCCTGTCCATCCCCGTTTCAGTCGAAAATGCGGGTGGCGAGCAGGCCTATGTGATGGTAGCAGCGGTCGATGTTGGCATCCTCAATTTGACGCGTTACCAGCCGCCGAACCCCGAAAACTGGTTCTTCGGTCAACGTCAGCTCGGCCTTGAAATGCGCGATATGTATGGTCGCCTGATCGATGGTTCGCTCGGTGTTACCGGCAAGCTGCGCACAGGTGGCGACGGTGGCAATATGGCAGCCGAAGGCAGCCCGCCCACCGAGAAGCTGGTCGCGCTGTTCTCCGGTCCGGTTGAACTCGACAGCGACGGCAAGGCGATCATAGATTTCGACATACCGCAGTTCAACGGCACCGCGCGTGTCATGGCGGTGGCATGGACGAAAAAGGCCGTCGGTCACGCCGTTACCGATGTGATCATTCGCGATCCGGTGGTCATTACTGCTGGTCTGCCACGCTTCATGGCTCCCGGCGATCAGGCAAATATCCGTTTCGATATCGCCAATACAGATGCGCCGGACGGCAATTATCGTGTGAGCCTCGAGACCACCGATAATCTTGGTGTCGAAGTAGGCTCCTATCCTGAAACAATCGCACTTGCCGGTGGCAAACGACAGTCGATCAGCGTGCCGCTCAACGCGGTGGCCACGGGTGCCGGTGGTGTGACGATCCGGCTTTCCAACGATGCGGGCCTCTCGATCGAACAGGCTTTGGCATTGCCAGTACGTCCGGTCGATCTGCCGGTCACGAACCGTCAAGTCGTCAATCTCGCGGCCAATGGCGGAAGCCTCAAGGTTGATGGCGGTCTTCTGTCTGAAAGCCTGCTTGATGGTGCCTTTATCAGCGTTGGCGTCACGCGCAGCGCGGCATTCGATGTGCCAGCTCTGTTGATGGCACTCGACCGTTATCCTTATGGTTGCACCGAGCAGACCACCAGCCGCGCATTGCCGCTGCTTTATTTGAGCGAAATGGCGGCAGGCACCGAAGCTGCTGCGGGTCTGGAAAGTCAGGAAGAGCTTAAGAAGCGCGTTCAGGATTCCATCTTCCGCGTGCTCAACAACCAGTCTTCGAGCGGTTCGTTTGGTCTGTGGTCGCCGGGATCGGGTGATCTCTGGATGGACGCCTATGTGACCGACTTCCTCACGCGTGCTCGTGAAAAGGGCTATGACGTTCCGCAGCAGGCGATGCTTTCGGCTCTTGCCAATCTGCAGAATGCGCTCGGCTACACCACCGATGTCAAGGAACGTGGCAACGATATCGCCTATGCGCTCTATGTTCTGGCACGCAACAAGAAGGCTTCAGTTGGCGATCTGCGCTATTTCGCCGACACCCAGCTTGAAAACTTCGCAAGCCCGATGGCAACCGCGCAGCTCGCGGCGGCTCTCGCTCTTTATGGTGACCAGCCACGTTCAGAACGCGTGTTCAATTCGTCGCTCCAGCTGGCAACCAGCCAGTCCAGCTACGATTATAATCGCTCCGATTATGGTTCGCCTCTGCGTGATGGTGCGGCCATGCTGGCCTTGGCTTCTGAAACCAAGCCTGCACCGAAAGTGCTTCCTGCCCTCATCACGCTGGTCGAGTTCCAGCGTGAAAAGGCACGTTACCTTAGCACGCAGGATCAGGCATGGATGCTGCTTGCAGCACGCGGGCTTCAGGATGACAATGGCGCAATCAGCCTCGACATCAACGGCACAGCGCATCAAGGCGCGTTCTCCGAGCGTCTGAACGGTTCAGCGCTTGAAGCACAGCCTCTGGTCGTTACCAACACCGGCAAAGGCTCGGTCGATGCTGTTGTGACGGCGGTCGCACCGCCTGCACAATCTCTGCCAGCAGGTGGTGAGGGTTTCAACATCGAGCGCACTTACTATACGCTTGATGGCGAACCGGCCAATGTTACAGGCGTCAATCAGAATGAACGCTACGTGGTTGTTCTGAAAATCGACGATTTGCAGCAATGGCAGTCGCGTCTGCTTGTGACCGATCTGCTGCCAGCTGGTTTCGAGATCGACAATCCGGGCCTTGTTTCGAGTGCCGATCTTGGCAATTTCCCATGGCTTGAAAGCACACAGGCAGCGCATCTCGAATTCCGCAACGACCGTTTTGTGGCTGCTTTCGACCGCTCCGCAGGCGAGAAGAAGCCGATCACGCTGGCCTATGTCGTGCGTGCGGTGACGCCGGGGCTCTTTACCCATCCGGCAGCAACCGTTGAGGACATGTATCGTCCGCAATTTGCAGCGCGCACGGCAACGGGCATGATGGAGGTGGCAGCTCCCTAA
- a CDS encoding lysozyme inhibitor LprI family protein, which produces MNLKLTALRLSVLAALCALSAPAWAIDCSKAQTPSEKLICSSKSLQKADSRLNKTYAATLKAAPDEEIRTMLVASQKRWIAARDKALEGIIEEPDSAPDNKSATQVANDMIAERTAQLEEKGRTSLIEVARKQQAFLKQFSGGDYAGYETSCEMLPPDQTYNCFPTRHYQNDDRVCSVEEYWATNTGYTKRFIADIVDGKPKLIASCSFNGDDNTCPTSSGEGRSWNVKPKAQSALYSSKPDMKLDGEVNDSDDYDWLKTCLTDKSFPVADPTSSGVAE; this is translated from the coding sequence ATGAATTTGAAACTAACCGCTCTGCGTCTTTCCGTTCTGGCTGCTCTGTGTGCTTTGTCCGCACCGGCATGGGCAATTGATTGCAGCAAGGCACAAACGCCAAGCGAAAAGCTGATCTGCTCAAGCAAATCGCTCCAGAAAGCCGATAGCAGGCTGAATAAAACCTATGCTGCAACGCTGAAGGCTGCACCCGACGAGGAAATCCGCACTATGCTGGTGGCCAGCCAGAAACGCTGGATTGCAGCCCGCGACAAGGCACTCGAAGGCATTATTGAAGAACCCGACAGCGCACCGGATAATAAAAGTGCAACTCAGGTCGCCAACGATATGATTGCCGAACGCACAGCGCAGCTTGAGGAAAAGGGCAGAACGAGCCTCATTGAAGTGGCACGCAAACAGCAGGCTTTTCTCAAGCAGTTCAGTGGTGGTGACTACGCGGGCTATGAGACATCTTGCGAAATGCTGCCGCCTGATCAGACCTACAATTGCTTTCCAACGCGTCATTATCAGAATGATGATCGTGTGTGCAGCGTCGAGGAATATTGGGCGACCAATACCGGTTACACCAAACGCTTTATTGCCGATATCGTCGATGGAAAGCCAAAGCTGATTGCCAGCTGTTCATTCAATGGTGACGATAACACCTGCCCCACGTCGAGCGGGGAAGGGCGGAGCTGGAATGTGAAGCCAAAAGCGCAGTCGGCACTCTACAGTTCAAAACCAGATATGAAGCTTGACGGCGAAGTCAACGATAGCGACGACTATGACTGGCTCAAGACCTGCCTGACGGACAAGAGCTTTCCTGTTGCTGATCCGACCAGTTCCGGCGTTGCGGAATAA
- the rbsK gene encoding ribokinase — protein sequence MAALPRPGQTLNASGYGIGLGGKGANQAVAVAKLGGDIRFVGAVGKDAFGELAVKEMQQFGLNTDGVRMIDGVDTGIAIIQVEEAGQNTIVVCAGANANWAASDINPYASDIAKAKITLLQREVPHEANLAVAKAVKTAGGTVLLDPAPVGDASRMADLISLSEIISPNETEAAEITGIEPTDIASAEAAARKLLERGPKIVIVKLGGRGSLLVTADEVKHFEPFKVKVVDTVAAGDSFNGGFAVAYSQGQSLHDCVRFASAAGAIAVTRAGAGSAAPTAKEVAELLQKQQ from the coding sequence ATGGCAGCACTGCCGCGTCCCGGCCAGACACTCAATGCGTCGGGCTATGGCATTGGCCTTGGCGGTAAGGGGGCCAATCAGGCGGTAGCTGTGGCAAAGCTTGGCGGGGACATTCGCTTTGTCGGTGCAGTCGGCAAAGATGCTTTTGGCGAACTGGCTGTCAAAGAGATGCAGCAGTTCGGTCTGAATACCGACGGGGTTCGAATGATTGATGGTGTCGATACCGGCATTGCGATCATTCAGGTCGAAGAAGCAGGGCAGAACACGATTGTTGTTTGCGCTGGTGCCAATGCCAATTGGGCGGCTTCCGATATTAATCCCTATGCGTCTGATATCGCCAAGGCAAAGATCACGCTGTTGCAGCGCGAAGTCCCGCATGAAGCCAATCTGGCTGTTGCAAAGGCTGTGAAAACTGCTGGTGGCACCGTGCTGCTCGACCCCGCACCTGTGGGTGATGCAAGCCGCATGGCTGACTTGATTTCCTTGAGCGAGATCATTTCGCCTAATGAAACCGAAGCCGCTGAAATTACCGGCATTGAACCCACCGATATTGCCTCTGCGGAAGCTGCTGCGCGCAAGCTTCTCGAACGTGGCCCGAAGATTGTCATCGTCAAGCTGGGCGGGCGCGGCTCATTGCTTGTGACCGCTGATGAGGTCAAGCATTTCGAACCGTTCAAGGTGAAGGTTGTCGATACGGTTGCGGCTGGTGACAGTTTCAATGGCGGCTTTGCCGTTGCATATTCGCAAGGGCAGTCGCTGCATGATTGCGTGCGTTTTGCGTCTGCCGCAGGTGCGATTGCTGTGACCCGCGC
- a CDS encoding type II toxin-antitoxin system VapB family antitoxin yields the protein MALYIKDSNVENLLDQIMKQGGVKTKVDAVRIALQHEVERISRNTPLRDKFAAIRDKRSDLLGRPIAGVDQKKLMDNLWENGE from the coding sequence ATGGCTCTTTATATCAAGGATTCTAACGTAGAGAATCTACTTGATCAAATCATGAAACAGGGAGGCGTTAAAACGAAAGTTGATGCCGTTCGCATCGCCCTGCAGCATGAGGTTGAACGCATAAGCCGCAACACTCCATTGCGCGACAAGTTCGCTGCTATCAGAGATAAACGTAGCGACCTCCTTGGTCGTCCTATAGCCGGTGTGGATCAAAAGAAGCTTATGGACAACCTTTGGGAGAACGGTGAATGA
- the pbpC gene encoding penicillin-binding protein 1C encodes MVKKMKRRWKIAIGGAAFLGISALGVVGLDWLDRAFPPPLPERLTISTEVMDRDGALLRAYATPDGYWRLNTRIEDVDPKFVKMLIAYEDKRFYDHGGIDFWALARAATQLAGSGRIVSGGSTLSMQLARLIEPRESRSFGSKFRQLARAIQIERRLSKPEILERYLTLAPYGGNLEGVRSASLAYFGKEPLRLTTSEAALLVALPQLPERRRPDREIENAVAARDRVLKRMVSSDVFTSEEAERASRERISATRHPLPSLAAHFADLALKQAPTEARHHLTLKKSVQAGLEVVAREAAAKLGPKVSVAMVLADSRNGNVLGEVGSADYFDGKRQGWIDMTRAVRSPGSTLKPFIYGLAFEQGLIAQETIIEDRPQDFAGYRPRNFDMSYQGDVSIRQALQMSLNVPTISLLDAVGPARLTTRIRQAAVNLQLPKGEAPGLAIGLGGAGISLRDLVQLYTGLANGGRGTALRDGTEGSEPVQPSAPILSEQASWQIGDILAGVVPPQGAKRLGLAYKTGTSYGYRDAWSVGYDGRYVLGVWVGRADGGSVPGLAGYVSAAPILFEAFVRSGVAQVPLPRAPAGAFRTARADLPVTQIRFSSVSDPLPVLKASIEPAPRIVFPPDGAHVELKALTDNASPLVLKLQGGRAPFRWLANGKPISEPNRRRTATWLPDGTGYSTLTVVDAGGRATSVKVFIE; translated from the coding sequence ATGGTCAAAAAGATGAAAAGGCGTTGGAAAATAGCCATTGGCGGTGCCGCGTTTCTCGGCATCTCAGCTTTGGGCGTGGTGGGGCTAGACTGGCTCGACCGCGCTTTTCCTCCCCCTTTGCCTGAACGGCTGACCATTTCCACCGAAGTCATGGATCGCGATGGCGCTTTGCTGCGCGCCTATGCAACGCCGGATGGTTATTGGCGGCTTAATACGCGCATTGAAGATGTCGATCCGAAATTCGTCAAAATGCTGATCGCCTATGAAGACAAGCGTTTTTACGATCACGGCGGCATTGATTTCTGGGCATTGGCGCGGGCGGCAACACAGCTTGCAGGCAGTGGGCGCATTGTATCTGGCGGCTCCACCCTTTCCATGCAGCTTGCCCGACTGATCGAGCCGCGTGAAAGCCGCAGCTTCGGTTCCAAATTCCGACAGCTGGCGCGTGCGATCCAGATCGAACGACGGCTAAGCAAGCCTGAAATTCTCGAACGCTATCTGACACTTGCACCCTATGGCGGCAATCTGGAAGGCGTGCGTTCGGCATCATTAGCCTATTTTGGCAAGGAGCCGCTGCGCCTTACCACATCGGAAGCCGCATTGCTTGTGGCTCTGCCGCAACTGCCTGAACGCCGCCGTCCGGATCGCGAGATAGAGAACGCGGTTGCCGCGCGGGATCGTGTTTTAAAACGCATGGTTTCGTCCGATGTTTTCACAAGCGAGGAAGCCGAGCGTGCATCGCGTGAGCGCATATCCGCTACGCGTCATCCCTTGCCTTCATTGGCTGCCCACTTTGCTGATCTCGCCTTAAAGCAGGCACCGACCGAGGCCCGACATCACCTGACGCTTAAGAAGTCGGTGCAGGCAGGGCTTGAAGTTGTGGCACGCGAAGCTGCTGCGAAGCTTGGGCCAAAAGTATCGGTCGCCATGGTGCTGGCTGACAGTCGCAACGGCAATGTCTTAGGTGAAGTCGGCTCGGCTGATTATTTCGATGGCAAGCGACAGGGCTGGATCGATATGACCCGCGCCGTGCGTTCGCCCGGCTCGACGCTCAAACCCTTTATTTATGGCCTAGCTTTCGAGCAGGGCCTGATTGCACAGGAAACCATTATCGAGGACCGCCCGCAGGATTTTGCGGGTTATCGTCCACGCAATTTCGATATGAGCTATCAGGGCGATGTCAGCATCCGTCAGGCGCTGCAAATGTCGTTGAATGTCCCAACTATCAGCCTACTTGATGCTGTGGGTCCAGCGCGGCTGACGACGCGCATTCGTCAGGCGGCGGTCAATCTGCAACTTCCAAAAGGCGAAGCGCCGGGCCTTGCCATTGGTCTTGGCGGTGCAGGCATCAGTCTGCGCGATCTGGTGCAGCTTTATACCGGGCTTGCCAATGGTGGTCGCGGTACGGCACTGCGAGACGGCACCGAAGGTTCCGAGCCGGTGCAGCCTTCCGCTCCCATTCTAAGTGAGCAGGCTTCGTGGCAGATCGGCGATATTCTGGCCGGTGTCGTGCCGCCGCAAGGGGCGAAGCGCCTCGGCCTCGCTTACAAGACCGGCACGTCCTATGGTTATCGCGACGCATGGTCGGTCGGTTATGACGGTCGCTATGTGCTGGGTGTCTGGGTCGGTCGCGCAGATGGTGGTTCTGTGCCGGGCCTTGCTGGCTATGTTTCAGCGGCTCCCATCCTTTTTGAAGCCTTTGTGCGTTCCGGTGTTGCTCAAGTGCCATTGCCGCGTGCGCCAGCCGGCGCGTTTCGCACAGCACGCGCCGATCTTCCGGTAACACAGATACGCTTTTCGTCTGTGAGCGACCCCCTGCCTGTTCTCAAAGCCTCGATTGAACCTGCGCCGCGCATCGTGTTTCCACCTGATGGCGCGCATGTGGAGCTGAAAGCGCTCACTGATAATGCATCGCCGCTGGTGCTGAAATTACAGGGCGGACGCGCACCGTTCCGCTGGCTTGCCAATGGCAAACCTATTTCCGAACCAAATCGCCGCCGCACGGCGACATGGTTGCCGGATGGCACCGGCTATTCGACATTGACCGTTGTTGATGCAGGCGGACGGGCTACAAGTGTGAAGGTTTTCATTGAATGA